One stretch of Ptiloglossa arizonensis isolate GNS036 chromosome 7, iyPtiAriz1_principal, whole genome shotgun sequence DNA includes these proteins:
- the LOC143149500 gene encoding myotubularin-related protein 9 has protein sequence MELSDLILIPNLDNVVLINKSDGNSKSIDGTLCISSHHLLCSSRQDDRQELWLLYRNIDLIEKKLNTQSPGGSIILKCKDFRILQLDITSTDDLMNVALSIEKLTSQEQTLQYPFFNRPQTTNNIPIQIEDGWTAFTPVSEWSRLLTAHADEWRISYLNKDYKVCNSYPSAVIVPRHIEDKIIISSASFRDGGRFPVLCYRHEGGSILLRSSQPMCGSTGKRCKEDERLLNAVLGPGRRGYIVDTRSISQAQSSRARGGGTEMDAAYPQWRKVHKAVPRPHDLADSFFKLIEACNDITCSTSQWLSRLDNSGWLSAVQSALNAACVTAQCLHQEVAAVLVHGSAGRDSTLVVTSLAQAILNPDCRTVRGLQALIEREWIQAGHQFFSRTRHGPYHPANSQNLTHAPTFLLFLDCLYQLHYQFQFSFEYTIELLIELYNHAYCSDYGTFLGDTEAERVGLRLSERTCSLWSYINQPEVLEKWLNPLYESNPGVIWPSVAPISIQLWKELYLAHTSAAPWKGLLPCIKQIKQNYAAVRKVAGQLRVQIKRAIDEMRSNPEIIHEAENQDEHTCIAQLSLESQNT, from the exons ATGGAACTTAGCGACTTAATATTAATTCCAAACCTTGATAATGTTGtgttaataaataaaagtgATGGAAATAGTAAATCTATAGATGGGACACTGTGTATTAGTAGTCACCATCTTCTTTGCTCTTCGCGACAAGACGATAGACAAGAGCTCTGG ctGCTGTATCGAAACATTGATCTcatagagaaaaaattgaataccCAAAGTCCAGGTGGTAGTATTATATTGAAATGTAAAGATTTTCGAATTCTCCAATTGGATATTACTTCTACAGATGACTTAATGAATGTTGCATTATCCATAGAAAAGTTAACATCGCAAG AGCAAACCTTACAGTATCCTTTTTTCAATCGGCCACAAACCACTAATAACATCCCAATACAAATAGAAGATGGTTGGACTGCATTCACTCCTGTTTCAGAATGGTCCAGATTATTAACTGCACATGCAGACGAGTGGCGCATCAGTTATTTAAATAAAGACTATAAAGTTTGCAATTCTTATCCTTCTGCTGTTATAGTACCACGTCACATAGaggataaaattattatatcttcTGCTAGTTTTAGAGATGGTGGAAGATTTCCTGTTTTATGTTACAGGCACGAAGGAGGG AGTATCTTGTTAAGAAGTAGTCAACCAATGTGCGGTTCTACTGGTAAAAGATGTAAAGAAGATGAAAGATTGTTAAATGCAGTGTTAGGTCCAGGAAGACGtgg TTATATAGTAGATACAAGATCTATTAGTCAAGCTCAAAGCTCAAGAGCCAGAGGTGGTGGTACAGAAATGGATGCTGCTTATCCACAATGGCGGAAAGTGCACAAAGCAGTTCCGCGTCCACACGATTTAGCAGAtagtttttttaaattgataGAAGCTTGTAACGACATAACGTGTTCTACTTCTCAGTGGCTTTCAAGACTTGATAATAGTGGGTGGTTATCTGCTGTACAAAGTGCTTTAAATGCTGCTTGTGTAACTGCTCAATGTCTTCATCAAGAAGTTGCAGCTGTATTAGTTCACG GAAGCGCtggtagagattctactttagtAGTAACTAGCTTAGCACAAGCAATATTAAATCCTGACTGCAGAACAGTGCGTGGTCTTCAAGCTTTGATCGAACGTGAATGGATACAAGCAGGCCATCAATTTTTTAGCCGCACACGTCATGGACCGTATCATCCAGCAAATTCACAAAATCTAACACATGCTCCAACTTTTCTTCTGTTTTTAGATTGCCTTTATCAGCTTCATTATCAATTCCAATTTAGCTTCGAATATACAATAGAACtattaattgaattatataATCATGCATATTGTTCTGATTATGGAACATTCCTAG GTGATACAGAAGCAGAAAGAGTCGGACTTCGATTATCGGAACGAACATGTAGCTTATGGTCATACATAAATCAACCAGAAGTACTAGAGAAATGGTTAAATCCATTATACGAATCAAATCCAGGCGTTATTTGGCCTAGTGTCGCACCAATTAGTATTCAATTATGGAAAGAACTTTATCTTGCTCATACGAGTGCTGCTCCATGGAAAGGTTTATTGCCGTGTATAAagcaaataaaacaaaattatgcGGCAGTACGAAAAGTTGCTGGCCAATTGCGCGTTCAGATCAAACGAGCAATTGACGAAATGCGTTCTAATCCAGAGATAATTCACGAAGCTGAAAATCAAGATGAGCATACTTGTATAGCACAATTAAGTTTAGAATCTCAAAACACCTGA